A single Hippocampus zosterae strain Florida chromosome 17, ASM2543408v3, whole genome shotgun sequence DNA region contains:
- the si:ch211-11k18.4 gene encoding uncharacterized protein si:ch211-11k18.4, with amino-acid sequence MSGKSKSRSAANADKLSGGVSCDERILRDCHQLYTEPDSGLIAVAESVGVKLLPPRKKITVMLMGNHSAGKSSFINWYVEEHIQRTGVAIETQGFSFVTSGRKRESLTGNATLHLYPHFKPLQEFKGVSEYISTEICTSRQKRFSLVTFVDSPGLVDGDMKYPFDVDEIVLWLGDLCDLILVFFDPMGQALCKRTLNIVEALNDKHGDRLRFYLSKADEAGGESDRQRVMMQIVQELCKRPGLNKCGFDMPTIYVPNPNKPSRCVNQIEEVCRTIERTINQTVQNTLNSLEKDCDIISEAITDKLTSDRQVSSENSRARCKSCFLTLLGFSIPMALLAVLLLGTLSKELLEVALGRQGIEALSHYLVPVVRLFESMSPEQQLYCCGAMVLASFLLLIIARFSFRTQPTLSGKQKRQLQEKLDFVQEVAKTKKKKLYEEYLRQSVSDHDMN; translated from the exons ATGTCTGGAAAAAGTAAAAGCAGAAGTGCAGCAAATGCCGACAAATTATCTGGCGGTGTTAGCTGCGATGAGCGTATTTTGCGGGATTGTCATCAACTGTACACGGAACCCGACAGTG GTTTAATTGCAGTGGCTGAGTCTGTGGGTGTAAAGTTGCTGCCCCCCAGAAAGAAGATCACTGTGATGCTGATGGGTAACCACTCTGCTGGAAAAAGCTCTTTCATCAactg GTATGTTGAAGAGCACATCCAGCGAACTGGTGTTGCTATTGAGACCCAGGGATTCAGTTTTGTTACAAGTGGACGCAAGAGAGAATCCCTCACA GGAAATGCCACCCTTCATCTATATCCCCACTTCAAGCCTCTGCAAGAGTTCAAAG GTGTCTCAGAGTATATAAGCACAGAAATCTGCACGTCACGGCAGAAACGTTTCAGCCTGGTGACTTTTGTGGATTCGCCCGGGTTGGTGGATGGTGATATGAAGTATCCCTTTGATGTGGATGAAATTGTCTTGTGGCTAG GTGATCTCTGTGACCTGATTCTGGTCTTCTTTGACCCAATGGGTCAGGCTCTGTGCAAACGTACTCTCAACATTGTGGAGGCCCTGAATGACAAACATGGCGATCGGCTGCGTTTCTACCTCAGTAAGGCGGATGAGGCCGGGGGAGAGTCTGACAGACAG AGAGTAATGATGCAGATTGTCCAGGAGCTCTGCAAACGACCAGGACTTAATAAATGTGGTTTTGACATGCCCACAATCTACGTTCCGAATCCAAACAAG cccAGCCGCTGCGTCAACCAGATTGAGGAAGTGTGTCGCACCATTGAGAGGACCATCAATCAGACAGTCCAGAATACGCTCAACTCTCTGGAGAAGGACTGTGACATCATTAGTGAAGCCATCACGGATAAATTGACCAGCGACAG GCAGGTCAGTTCTGAGAACTCGCGGGCGCGCTGCAAGAGCTGCTTTCTAACACTGCTGGGCTTCAGCATCCCCATGGCTCTTTTGGCCGTGCTCTTGCTGGGCACTCTGTCCAAGGAGCTTCTGGAAGTGGCTCTGGGTCGCCAAGGCATCGAAGCCCTCTCCCATTATCTG GTTCCTGTAGTACGTCTATTTGAATCGATGTCTCCAGAGCAGCAGCTTTACTGCTGCGGTGCCATGGTCCTTGCCTCCTTCCTGCTGCTCATCATTGCGCGATTCTCTTTCAG GACTCAACCAACTCTCTCGGGAAAGCAGAAAAGACAATTGCAGGAGAAGTTGGACTTTGTTCAGGAGGTGGCAAAGACCAAAAAG AAAAAGCTGTATGAAGAGTATCTGCGGCAGAGTGTCAGCGATCATGACATGAACTAA
- the nudt9 gene encoding ADP-ribose pyrophosphatase, mitochondrial isoform X2, whose product MKSSAHIKSRCPEYPASKTKRILVSDAQVDWSQSFPGYDPVNYTHPSVAKKPVWADPEIGSFSPQFNTLDGAVDRRSFEGCYKVEDGKPLNPNGRTGLTGRGLLGRWGPNHAADPIVTRWKVDAKGDKILHHISKKPILQFVSIKRKDCGEWAIPGGMVDPGEQVSLTLQREFSEEALNSLGVPPSEKSKIHERITQLFKSPGFEVFKGYVDDPRNTDNAWMETVAVNFHDENGNSVSELPLQAGDDAGQVQWVDVDSSFPLYASHSHLLELVAKERKSHW is encoded by the exons ATGAAATCTTCAGCACACATTAAATCCAGATGCCCCGAGTACCCGGCCTCCAAAACCAAGCGCATCCTGGTGAGTGATGCCCAGGTGGATTGGAGTCAGAGCTTCCCAGGATATGATCCAGTCAACTACACTCATCCTTCTGTGGCAAAGAAGCCAGTATGGGCAGATCCTGAAATTGG CTCATTCTCCCCGCAGTTCAATACTTTGGATGGAGCTGTGGACAGAAGAAGCTTTGAGGGCTGCTACAAAGTGGAAGATGGAAAGCCACT AAACCCTAATGGACGCACAGGGCTGACGGGCAGAGGTTTGCTGGGGCGATGGGGACCCAATCATGCTGCAGATCCTATTGTCACAAG ATGGAAAGTAGATGCTAAAGGAGATAAGATTCTTCATCATATCTCCAAAAAGCCCATTCTGCAATTTGTATCCATCAAGAGAAAAGATTGCGGAGAGTGGGCCATTCCAGGC GGAATGGTAGATCCAGGGGAGCAGGTTTCTCTGACGCTTCAGCGAGAGTTTTCAGAAGAAGCATTGAATTCGCTGGGAGTGCCGCCATCAGAGAAATCTAAAATTCATGAGCGCATCACCCAACTTTTCAAATCACCCGGTTTTGAG gtCTTTAAAGGATATGTAGACGACCCAAGAAACACTGATAATGCTTGGATGGAGACCGTTGCGGTCAACTTCCACGATGAAAATG GCAACAGTGTGAGCGAGCTACCGTTGCAAGCTGGCGATGACGCAGGCCAAGTACAGTGGGTTGATGTGGACTCGTCCTTCCCACTCTATGCGAGCCATTCTCATTTACTGGAGTTGGTTGCTAAAGAGAGGAAGTCCCACTGGTAG
- the nudt9 gene encoding ADP-ribose pyrophosphatase, mitochondrial isoform X1, translating to MLRQNCLIPIRLALAILDFPYTVNTYGLRAAIPCSVGHPFRVNPSIALISSSCSNCSKRVCTMKSSAHIKSRCPEYPASKTKRILVSDAQVDWSQSFPGYDPVNYTHPSVAKKPVWADPEIGSFSPQFNTLDGAVDRRSFEGCYKVEDGKPLNPNGRTGLTGRGLLGRWGPNHAADPIVTRWKVDAKGDKILHHISKKPILQFVSIKRKDCGEWAIPGGMVDPGEQVSLTLQREFSEEALNSLGVPPSEKSKIHERITQLFKSPGFEVFKGYVDDPRNTDNAWMETVAVNFHDENGNSVSELPLQAGDDAGQVQWVDVDSSFPLYASHSHLLELVAKERKSHW from the exons ATGCTACGACAAAACTGTCTCATCCCCATTCGTTTAGCGCTCGCCATTTTGGACTTCCCGTATACAGTCAACACTTACGGACTCAG GGCTGCCATCCCCTGCTCAGTTGGCCATCCTTTCAGAGTCAACCCCTCCATTGCTCTCATCAGTTCAAGTTGTTCTAACTGCTCCAAGAGGGTCTGCACAATGAAATCTTCAGCACACATTAAATCCAGATGCCCCGAGTACCCGGCCTCCAAAACCAAGCGCATCCTGGTGAGTGATGCCCAGGTGGATTGGAGTCAGAGCTTCCCAGGATATGATCCAGTCAACTACACTCATCCTTCTGTGGCAAAGAAGCCAGTATGGGCAGATCCTGAAATTGG CTCATTCTCCCCGCAGTTCAATACTTTGGATGGAGCTGTGGACAGAAGAAGCTTTGAGGGCTGCTACAAAGTGGAAGATGGAAAGCCACT AAACCCTAATGGACGCACAGGGCTGACGGGCAGAGGTTTGCTGGGGCGATGGGGACCCAATCATGCTGCAGATCCTATTGTCACAAG ATGGAAAGTAGATGCTAAAGGAGATAAGATTCTTCATCATATCTCCAAAAAGCCCATTCTGCAATTTGTATCCATCAAGAGAAAAGATTGCGGAGAGTGGGCCATTCCAGGC GGAATGGTAGATCCAGGGGAGCAGGTTTCTCTGACGCTTCAGCGAGAGTTTTCAGAAGAAGCATTGAATTCGCTGGGAGTGCCGCCATCAGAGAAATCTAAAATTCATGAGCGCATCACCCAACTTTTCAAATCACCCGGTTTTGAG gtCTTTAAAGGATATGTAGACGACCCAAGAAACACTGATAATGCTTGGATGGAGACCGTTGCGGTCAACTTCCACGATGAAAATG GCAACAGTGTGAGCGAGCTACCGTTGCAAGCTGGCGATGACGCAGGCCAAGTACAGTGGGTTGATGTGGACTCGTCCTTCCCACTCTATGCGAGCCATTCTCATTTACTGGAGTTGGTTGCTAAAGAGAGGAAGTCCCACTGGTAG